A genomic stretch from Aerosakkonema funiforme FACHB-1375 includes:
- a CDS encoding DUF1517 domain-containing protein, translating into MNAWSDRFKQMMGRTRFAVCRIFIHLAGEQVAPILGVLNRVGREAIDAEGDLQIVGEGLVQICESLLQYDTYWTSAANEGNVFWNEGEAGDEFTNLFTDSAQRYKSGEPDLSGSYGRTNDPLYLSVTRNLIVMITVAYEGETAQLETDLADMNALRAGLKKLINLHYQGTLRAIQVHWSPAQLGDELTSDQLLQHFPELIPL; encoded by the coding sequence ATGAACGCATGGAGCGATCGCTTTAAGCAGATGATGGGCCGTACTAGGTTCGCGGTCTGTCGCATATTTATCCATCTAGCCGGCGAACAAGTCGCCCCCATACTGGGAGTCCTCAATCGGGTGGGAAGAGAGGCAATTGACGCCGAAGGCGACTTACAAATCGTGGGCGAAGGACTCGTACAAATATGCGAAAGCTTGTTGCAGTACGACACATACTGGACATCTGCTGCGAATGAAGGCAACGTATTTTGGAACGAAGGCGAAGCGGGCGACGAGTTTACCAACTTGTTTACCGACTCGGCCCAACGCTACAAAAGCGGCGAACCAGACCTGAGCGGTTCATATGGTAGAACAAACGATCCCTTATACCTGTCAGTCACTCGGAATCTGATTGTCATGATTACGGTAGCCTATGAAGGTGAAACCGCACAGCTAGAAACCGATCTTGCTGACATGAATGCTCTCAGAGCGGGTTTGAAAAAATTGATAAATCTGCACTATCAAGGTACCCTGCGGGCTATCCAAGTCCACTGGTCACCCGCTCAATTGGGAGACGAACTGACTTCCGACCAGCTTTTACAGCATTTTCCAGAATTAATACCTCTGTAG
- a CDS encoding pentapeptide repeat-containing protein, producing MEVQEILNRYTAGERNFAALNLSEANLSAVNLSGANLSGVNLSVANLSGANLSGVNLSGAKLNVARLSGANLTQANLNRAVLNVANLIRADLGAAELIQAALIRAELIRAELSRANLSGANLTSADLREAKLRQANLSRANLSGANVRGASLTAANLEGANLHGADISRTDLTGANLRDAELRQTNLSCANLSGANLSGANLRWADLSGANLRWADLSDAKLSGANLIGADLSNANLLNASLVHADLTQARLIRADWTGADLSGAVLTGAKLYAVSRFGLKTEGLTCEWVDLSPEGDRSQVYRLSADEARKFFHQTLPTVQIIIDAPLDHASHFALASCYHKINQQFPLLSQPPSIKVGRRRTLLTFVIDNDNHLFSTAYVAILPFADSEHTQKNIIVLMQMLQSQEMDNLGLKEPERFQKLSATLIQGLSKIFAIKLLKNSFDIENTKFFQSPTQTVLTNSSDQTLNIYHHPRFGKRFVKPSSFANPDQITSIEPVKYTLPSASVVVDFIKNFPYMEK from the coding sequence CGCTCTCAACCTCAGCGAGGCAAACCTCAGCGCTGTCAACCTCAGCGGTGCAAATTTGAGCGGGGTTAACCTCAGCGTAGCAAACCTCAGCGGTGCAAATTTGAGCGGGGTCAACCTCAGCGGTGCAAAACTCAACGTTGCCAGACTCAGCGGTGCTAACCTCACCCAGGCTAACCTAAACAGAGCTGTACTCAACGTAGCTAACCTAATTCGCGCAGACTTAGGTGCAGCCGAACTCATTCAAGCGGCTTTAATCCGAGCAGAACTGATCCGAGCCGAACTCAGCAGGGCAAACCTGAGCGGGGCAAACCTCACCAGTGCCGATCTCAGAGAAGCAAAACTCAGACAAGCCAATCTCAGTCGTGCTAATTTAAGTGGAGCCAATGTCAGGGGAGCTAGTTTAACAGCAGCTAACTTGGAAGGTGCAAATTTACACGGTGCTGATATCAGCCGCACTGACCTGACTGGCGCTAACCTCAGAGATGCCGAACTCAGACAAACTAATCTTAGTTGCGCTAACTTGAGTGGAGCCAACTTGAGCGGCGCTAATTTGCGATGGGCCGATCTCAGCGGCGCTAATTTGCGATGGGCCGATCTCAGCGATGCTAAATTGAGCGGTGCTAATTTAATTGGGGCAGATTTAAGTAATGCCAATTTACTGAATGCCAGCTTGGTTCATGCAGATCTCACCCAAGCACGATTGATTCGGGCAGATTGGACTGGTGCCGATTTATCAGGAGCGGTTTTAACCGGGGCAAAACTTTATGCTGTTTCGCGATTCGGTCTGAAAACTGAGGGTTTGACCTGTGAGTGGGTAGATTTGAGTCCGGAAGGCGATCGCTCTCAAGTATACCGCCTCAGCGCCGACGAAGCGCGAAAGTTTTTTCATCAAACCTTACCTACAGTCCAAATAATTATTGACGCGCCCTTAGACCACGCCTCCCACTTTGCCTTGGCTTCTTGTTACCATAAAATTAATCAACAATTTCCGCTACTTTCCCAACCACCCAGTATTAAAGTTGGCCGTCGCCGTACTCTGCTAACATTTGTGATAGATAACGATAACCATTTATTTTCTACTGCTTATGTTGCCATTCTGCCGTTTGCAGATAGCGAACATACCCAAAAAAATATCATTGTCTTAATGCAGATGCTGCAATCTCAAGAAATGGATAATTTGGGTCTTAAAGAACCCGAACGTTTCCAAAAATTAAGTGCCACCCTTATTCAAGGATTGAGCAAGATTTTTGCAATCAAATTGTTAAAAAATAGCTTCGATATTGAAAATACCAAATTTTTTCAATCTCCTACGCAAACCGTACTGACCAATTCTAGCGATCAAACCTTGAACATATACCATCACCCTCGGTTTGGCAAACGTTTTGTTAAACCGTCGAGCTTTGCCAATCCAGATCAAATCACCTCAATTGAGCCTGTAAAGTATACTCTACCTTCGGCCAGCGTAGTCGTCGATTTCATCAAAAACTTTCCTTACATGGAAAAATAA